The segment AGCATGGATCGCCTGTTCGAAGCACATGAACTGAAAACGGCCCACCTGGGCCCGCTGGAACTGCAACTCCAGCCGGGCGAGCTGGTGCAAGTCACCGGTGCCTCCGGCTCCGGCAAGTCCCTGCTGCTGCGCGCGCTGGCGGACCTGGACCCGAACACCGGCGAGGTCCGTCTGGCTGGTGCGCCCCGCGACTCGATGCCACCGGTGCAGTGGCGCCGGCAGGTTGCCTATGTACCGGCCGAGACCGCCTGGTGGGACGAGCGCGTGGATGATCATCTGCCCGCCGATTTCTCCCGCGAGACGGTGCTGCACCTGCTGGAGCAGGTCGCCCTTCCGGAAGAGTCCCTGCACTGGGAGGTCGAGCGCCTATCCAGCGGCGAGAAGCAGCGCCTGGGTCTTCTGCGGGCGCTGCTGAATCATCCACGCGTCCTCCTGCTGGACGAGCCCACGGCCAACCTCGACCTGGAGAACACCAGGCGCATCGAGCGCGCGGTACGCACATACCTGGCGGAGGAAGAGGCGGCGGCCCTTTGGGTCAGCCATGACACGCTGCAACGCCAGCGTCTCGGTGGACGCATCCTGACCATCAGCAACGGCAAGCTGGAGGCCCCCGCATGGAGCTGATCTCGCTTTCCCCATTCGACCTGAGCCTGGCGGCGCTGCTGGTCGTCGCGCTGGCCGGGGTGACCGTCTGGGCGCGTATGGGTCTGGGGCGCAGCCTGCTGATCGCCGGGGCGCGTACCGTGATCCAGCTGCTGCTGGTCGGGCTGATCCTGCAGACGCTGTTCGACCACGCCCAGCTTGGCTGGGTGGCGCTGATGGCCGTGGTCATGCTGGCGGTGGCCGGCTACGAGGTGATGGCGCGCCAGCAGCGCCGCTTCGCCGGGCTGTGGGGCTACGGGATCGGCACCGTCACCATGTTCATCTCGGCATTCGCGGTCACGGTGCTGGCACTGACCACCATGGTCGGCCCAACCCCCTGGTGGGAGCCGCAGTACGCGATCCCGCTGCTGGGCATGCTGCTCGGCAACACCATGACCGGCATCGCACTGGGACTGGACCGCCTGACCCAGACCGTCTGGCGCGAGCGCCGAACAATCGAGGGCCGGCTCGCGATGGGGGCCTCCTGGAGCGAGGCGGTGACGACCATGCGCCGCGAGGCCGCGCGCTCCGGCCTGATGCCGACCATCAACGCCATGGCCGCCGCCGGCATCGTCAGCCTGCCGGGCATGATGACCGGCCAGATCCTGGCCGGCGCCCCGCCGGTGGAGGCCGTGAAATACCAGATCCTGATCATGTTCCTGATCACCGCCGGCACCGGCTTCGGCACCCTGGGTGCCGTCTGGTTCGCCTCCCGCCGCCTGTTCGATACCCGCGAGCGCCTGCGCCTCGACCGCCTCAAGGCCGGCCGCCACGCCTAGTCACGAGCTCAATGCACCCTGCGGCGTTTGTGGTGCCCGTCATCGCGAGGCGCGCAGCGCCGTGGCGATCTCCGTGGGCGGCCCTGACGCCGGCCGGGGAAGGCGTCGGGGGGTTCGTTGGGAGATTACTCGCTGCGCTCGCCCTTCGGGCCGGCCGGCGGCCGTTCAACGCGCTTCGCGCTTTTTTGCCACGGCCCCTGCGGGGCCTCGCAATGACGGGTTATTGAAGCCCCGTAGGATGCGCTGAGCGCAGCGAACCGCATCGGTCAGATACACGTCCGGGCGGCATTAAGAATCGCGTTTCAGGTCCCGGTAGAAGTTCTCGTGTGTCCCCAGCAGGAGCAGGTGGCGCGTGCGAGGATCGTACTCATAGGCGAGCAGCATCAGTTGCCCGCGTGATTTGAACTTGTAAACCATGACCCCCGCCAGATCCCCTTTCTTGCTGGTACCCAGCTCGGGGTCGCGGATGATGTCGGCGACCGCGTCGTCCACGTCCGCCTTCTGGGCAGGGTGCAGGCGCTTGTAAGCGCGTCGGAATCGGGTGCTTTGCAGCACCTCCACGCCTGTAGTCATCAGTCGCGCTGGCCCTCGGGCGTGAACGGCGTGGCCAGCTCCCGGCCCTCGGCACGCGCGATCAGGAGTTCACAGATGAAGTCGATGGGCAGGTCGGGATTGTCCATGGCGGTACGCCCGACCTCGGCCCAGAACTCGATCTGGCCGGCGATGGTTCGGTGCTCGGCCTTCGCGTGGGCGCGGGCCTGCTGGTAGAGCGTTTCATCAATGCGGACGGGCAAACTCATGGCCTGCTCCTATTGCTACAAATGTAGTAATGGTAGCGCGCGCCCGAATTGCCAGCAAGAAAACGCCCGGATTGGTGCACCCTGCGGCGTTTGTGGTGCCCGTCATCGCGAGGCGCGCAGCGCCGTGGCGATCTCCGTGGGCGCCCTGACGCCGGCCGGGGCAGACGTCGGGGGTTTCGTTGGGAGATTACTCGCTGCGCTCGCCCTTCGGGCCGGCCTGCGGCCGTTCAACGCGCTTCGCGCTTCTGTGCCGCGGCCCCTGCGGGGCCTCGCAATGACGGGTTATTGAAGGGCCCCGTCAGGGGCCTGGCGCGCGATCAGGCGAACAGCTTGCGACGGAAGAACTCCGGAGTAGCACCGGCGGCGCGGTGGATCGCGGCGTTGTAGTAGTGCGTGACAAACGGCAGTTCCTCGGCCGCCTCTTCGCGCAGGAATGACACCGGACAGTCCTTCGCGGCGATGGTGCAGGTCCACCAGCCGGAGGGGTAGGTGGCCTGCGGGAAGTGCATCGTCAGGGCGTCGATGAAATTCGCCGCGCGCAGGCTGTCGTGCATCGGGCGGATGATGCTGTCGGTGTGCAGCAGCGGCGATTCGCTCTGCTGCACCAGCAGGCCATCCGCGCCCAGGGCCTTCACGCAGTCCCTGTAGAACGCGGTGGAGAACAGGCCCTCGGCCGGGCCGACCGGGTCGGTGGAGTCGACAATGATCACGTCGATGGAGCCGGGGGCGGCGTCCTTCAGGTACTGCACGCCGTCATCGAACAGCAGCTCGGCGCGCGGGTCGTCGTTGGCATCGCACAGCTCGGGGAAGTACTGCTCGGACAGGCGCGTGACGCGTTCGTCGATGTCCACCTGGACGGCCTTTTCGACCTCGTCGTGCTTGAGCACCTCGCGCAGGGTGCCGCAGTCGCCGCCGCCGATGATGACCACGTTCTTCGGTGCGCTGTGCGAATACAGCACCGGGTGCGACATCATCTCGTGGTAGATGAAGTTGTCGCGGCCGGTGAGCATCACGCAGTCGTCGATCACCATCAGGTTGCCGAAGGCCTCGGTCTCGTAGATCTCGATCTTCTGGTACGGGGTCTGTTCCTCGTGCAGCTTCTGCTTGATGCGCAGGGACAGCGCCATGTCTTCGTGCGGTTCGCTGAACCAGTTGTTGTCGAGTGCCATTGGCGGCTCCCCTTGCCGGTGCGGTGGACGGTATGATGCGCCGCTATGATAGTGCCCTGTATCCTGCGGGCAACTCCGCTCTTCTCGTCATTGCGAGGAGCCGAAGGCGACGACGTACAAAAGCAGCGAAGCTGCGTTGAACGGCCGCCGGCCGGCCCGAAGGGCGAGCGTAGCGAGTAATCTCCTGAATGAGGGCAATGCGCCTGGTTGCCCTGATCGCCCCTGGTGTTCGGGGGGGATGATGAAGGCGATTGCCACGTCGCTTCGCTCCTCGCAATGACGGGGCTTTCCTAGCTTTTGAAATCCGGGAACACCATGACCGTCACGCCCTGGAATCTGGACGAGGCCCGCGCCACCTACGGGATCGATCACTGGAACGGTGGCTTCTTCGAGGTGAACGCCGCGGGCAATGTGGCGATGCGCCGCGCGGACTGGCCGGATCACCCCGGCGTGGACCTGTACGAGCTGGCGGGTCGCCTGCGCGAGGAGCATGTGGGTCCGCCGGTGCTGGTGCGGTTCCAGGACGTGCTGGACGGCCGGGTACGCCGCCTGGCGCGGGCCTTCGACGCCGCCGCGCGCGAGCTGGAGTACGAAGGCGCGTTCACCGCCATCTACCCGATCAAGGTCAACCAGCAGCGCAGCGTGGTGGACCAGATCCTGGCGGCCGGCGATCAGCCGGATGCCGAGGGGCTAACCCCGCGTGTGGGGCTGGAGGCCGGCAGCAAGCCGGAGCTGATGGCCGTACTGGCGCAGTCGCGCCCGGGTGCGGCGATCATCTGCAACGGCTACAAGGACCGCGAATACGTGCGCCTGGCGCTGATCGGGCGCCAGCTCGGGCACCGCGTGTACATCGTGATCGAGAAGCCCTCCGAGCTGGAGGAGGTGATCCGCCAGGCCGAGGCCATGCAGGTCGAGCCGCTGCTGGGCCTGCGCGTGCGCCTGGCCTCGATCGGCAAGGGCAAGTGGCAGAACACCGGCGGCGAGAAGGCCAAGTTCGGCCTGTCGGCGGCGGACGTGCTGGGCATCCTGGGGCGCCTGCGTGGCCTCGGCTGGCTGGACCGGCTGCAATTGCTGCACTTCCACATGGGCTCGCAGATCGCGAACATCCGCGACATCCAGAATGGCATGGGCGAGGCGGCCAGCTACTTCGCCGCGCTGACCGAGGCCGGTGCGGCCCTGCGGGTGGTGGATGTCGGCGGCGGTCTCGGAATCGACTACGAGGGCTCGCGTTCGCGCAACGAGTGCTCCATCAACTATTCGGTGGAGGAGTACGCGCTGAACATCCTGCGCCCGCTCAAGCGCATCTGCGAGGAGCAGGGCCTGGCCATGCCCGAGGTCTTCAGTGAGTCCGGCCGCGCCCTGACCGCGCACCACGCGGTGCTGATCACCAACGTGATCGACTGCGAGCCGGCCCCGGGTGATGGCGACGTCCCGCCCGCCGAGAATGGCGAGCTGCCCGAGATCGCCGCCATGCGCGCCCTGCTGGAGGACGGCGAGCGCCCGGCCTCCGAGATCTACCACGATGCCGCCTACGGCCTGTCCGAGGTGCAGGCACGCTTTGCCCGCGGGATGCTGTCGCTGGCGGACCGTGCCCGCGCCGAGGCGATCTACTTCGCCCTGTGCCAGCGCCTGCTGGCGCGGCCCGAGGCCCTGCCGGCGGAGATCCACGCGGAACTGACCGACAAGCTGGCGGACAAGGTCTTCTGCAACTTCTCCGTGTTCCAGTCGATCCCGGACACCTGGGCGATCAACCAGATCTTCCCGATCATGCCGCTGCACCGGCTGGCCGAGCGGCCCACCCGGCGCGCGGTATTGCAGGACCTGACCTGCGACTCCGATGGCCACATCGAGCACTACGTGGAGCGCGAGGGCACGCATACCACGCTCGCCCTGCACCCGTGGAACGACCGCGAGCCGTACTACCTCGGCATCTTCCTGGTGGGCGCCTACCAGGAGATCCTTGGGGATCTGCACAACCTGTTCGGCGACACGGATACCGTGAACGTTGAGCTGCTGCCCGAGGGCGGGTACCGACTGGTCGACCCGGAGCGTGGCGACACCGTCGACGAACTGCTCTCCTATGTGCACTTTGCCCCGGATGACCTGCGCCGCACCTTCCGCGCCAAGATCGACGCCGCCGGCCTGCGTGGCGAGGCCGCGGGCCGGCTGCTGGCGGAGCTGGAACAGGGCCTGACCGGCTACACCTATCTCGAGGACTGAACCCATGCAGTGCTATGTCTACCGCGCGACCCGGCGCGCCGATACCTACGTCTACCTGCCGCAGAAGGACGACTTCTCCGAGCTCCCCGATGGCCTGACCCGCGCCCTCGGCCGTCTCGAATTCGCCCTGGAGTTCGAGCTGACCCCGGAGCGCGCCCTGGCCCAGGAAGACCCGCAAAAGGTCTTGGCCAACCTCGAGGAGCAGGGTTTCCACCTCCAGCTCCCGCCCCCGGAAGACGAACCCAGCACCTGATCTCCCGCGCGGTCGCCCGCACATGGCGCCGCCAACCCCCTCGAACCGACCCTTGCTCGGGCTATCCCGGACCCTCGAAGCCTCCACACGGTCATCCCGGAAACCGCCAAGCGGTTATCCGGGATCTCATGCGTCGGGGTATTCCCAACCCTTGAGGCCGATCCGGCGCGGGAGATCCCGGCTCTTCGCTGCGCTGCGGCCGGGATGACCAGGGCAGGGTGACTGTGGGCGGGGTAACGAGGTGAATCGGTTGCGGCCGAGGGCGCCGGTTACCGATGCAGGGCGGGTGGCCGCTGTGCTTCCCTGGCGGCGAGTGAAGGCGAAGGAGCCTGCGCACAAAACAGGGAAGTCGCAGCGCGGTCACGAATAAGTCTGTATAGTGTCGGCCCTTTTGCCAGTATCCAGAGTTCGTATTCCATGACCGAGAAGCTTCGCAACATCGCCATCATCGCCCACGTTGATCATGGCAAGACCACGCTGGTCGACCAGCTCCTGCGCCAGTCCGGCACGCTCGATGCGCGCGGCGACCACGGCGAGCGGATCATGGATTCGAACGCGATCGAGAAAGAACGCGGGATCACCATCCTGGCCAAGAACACGGCCATCGAATGGCAGGACTACCGCATCAACATTGTCGACACACCCGGACACGCCGACTTCGGTGGCGAGGTCGAGCGCGTCCTGTCCATGGTCGACTCCGTGCTGCTGCTGGTGGACGCGGTTGACGGCCCGATGCCGCAGACCCGCTTCGTGACCCAGAAGGCCTTCGCGATGGGCTTCAAGCCGATCGTGGTGGTCAACAAGGTCGACCGCCCCGGCGCGCGCCCGGACTGGGCCGTGGACCAGGTGTTCGACCTGTTCGATCGCCTCGGCGCGACCGACGAACAGTTGGACTTCCCCATCGTGTTCGCCTCCGCCCTGAACGGCTTCGCCGGCATGGATTCCAGTGTCACCGAAGGCGACATGACCTGTCTGCTGGAGACGATCGTCGAGCATGTGTCCCCGCCGAACGTCGACGCCGACGGCCCGTTCCAGATGCAGGTCTCCTCGCTGGACTACAACTCCTACCAGGGCCTGATCGGCATCGGCCGCGTGAAGCGCGGGCGCATCAAGCCGAACACCCCGGTCAAGGTGGTAGACCGCGAGGGCAAGGTGCGTAATGGCCGCATGCTGCAGATCATGGGCTTCCATGGCCTGGAGCGTGTCGAGGTCGCGGAGGCCCGCGCCGGCGACATCATTACCTTCACCGGCATGGACGAGCTGTACATCTCCGACACCCTGTGCGACCCGAATAACGTCGAGGCGATGGAACCGCTGACCGTGGATGAGCCGACGGTGACCATGACCTTCCAGGTCAACACCTCGCCGTTCGCCGGGCGCGAAGGCAAGTACGTGACCTCGCGTGTGCTGCGCGACCGCCTGCTGGAAGAGCTCAAGCACAACGTCGCCCTGCGCGTGGAAGAGACCGACGACGCTGACAAGTTCAAGGTCTCCGGGCGTGGCGAACTGCACCTGGGCATCCTGATCGAGAACATGCGCCGCGAAGGCTACGAGCTGGGCGTCTCGCGCCCGGAAGTGGTCATCAAGGAAGTGGACGGCGTGAAGCAGGAGCCCTACGAGGCCGTCACCGTTGACGTCGAGGAGCAGCACCAGGGCACGATCATGGAAAAGCTCGGCGAACGCCGCGGCGACATGACCAACATGGTGCCCGACGGCAAGGGCCGCGTGCGCCTGGACTTCATCATCCCGTCGCGCGGGCTGATCGGCTTCCAGACCGAGTTCATGACCGCGACCTCCGGCACTGGCATCCTGCACCACATCTTTGACCACTACGGCCCCTATCAGCCGGGTGCGGTCGCCTCGCGCCAGAACGGCGTGCTGATCGCCAACGCCGCCGGCAAGGCGCTCGGCTTTGCCCTGTTCAACCTGCAGGATCGCGGCAAGCTGTTCATCGGCCCCGGCGACGAGGTCTACGAGGGTATGGTCATCGGCCTGCACTCGCGCGAGAACGACCTGGTCGTCAACGCGCTCAAGGCCAAGCAGCTGACCAACATCCGCGCCGCCGGTACCGACGAGAACATCCAGCTGACCCCGCCGATCCGCATGACGCTGGAACAGGCCATCGAGTTCATCGACGACGACGAACTGGTCGAGGTCACCCCGGAAAACCTGCGTATCCGCAAGAAGTTCCTGCTGGAGCACGAACGCAAGAAGGCCTCCCGCGCCTCGGCGTAACGGCCAAGACCTTGGCCCCTTCGCCGGGGCCCAGCCAACGAAAAGCGCCCGGTCGGATCATCCGCCGGGCGCTTTTTGTGTGTATAGCCTGTGCGCGTCTTGGAGGGCCTCAGGTAAAAGGCGAGCTTTGAGCCATGATCAAGGCCATCAAGGCCGGTGTCATCCCGGAAATCGCAGTGCGATTATCCGGGATCTCCATGGGCTACTTGGGCGTGCCCGGAAAGCCCTGTTCTAGAAGGGGACCGGAAAACGCTGGATCACCCCCTACCAGATGCAACGTATCGGAAAGTCGCGCAAGGCCGGATCGGTGGTCAGCAAAGGGATCTGCTCGAGCTCTGCCTGGGCAGCCAGTATGCGGTCGAACGGGTCGCGATGGTCGACAGAATACGTCCCGGCGTGAATCGCTTGCGGGTAGTTAACGGCCAGATGCGTAAAGCCATCTGCCGTGACCAGCTCATCGAAGCGCTGGATGACAACGCCGCCAATCTGCAGTTTGCCGAGCCGATGCTTGGTAGCAATCTCCCACGCGCTAGCGGCGCTTACGAGGACGGTGCTCTCCAGGTCTCCAATAACTTCCCGTGCGCGTGCCGATAGCCGCGAATCGTTCGTGAACCACCAGAGCAGGGCGTGGGTATCGAGCAGGATTCGCACCCTATTTCTCCCAGGCGGCGAGTTCATCCTCCGGCAAGGGGGCGAAGAATGCGTCTTCAACCTGGCCTGTTACCCGCCCGGGCTGGCGCCGTAGCGGAGTGGGCTCCAGCGGTACCAGCCGCGCATACGGCCGCCCGGACTTCGCCAGGATGATTTCCTCGCCGTCATGCGCGCGCTTTAACAGCCGGGAAAGGTGCGTCTTTGCTTCGTGTACGTTGACCGTTGTGCTCATGAGCTCGCCTCATCCGACTAAGTCTCATGACTAAGCCTATGTGCCGGTGGCGATTTAATCAAATCGTTCCTGCAGACCATCTCGTCGAGTGGGTCTCCACCGGCCTGTTAAGTCCGAAGGTAGACCCCGGTTCTTTGGCAGGTACTTTACGATCGCTTGTGCCGGTCCGCGCCTGAGGGTGGGTGCACGCCCCGGCAGTAGGCCGCAGGTAGGGACGTCCCGGTCAAGGCTCGAGGAAAACAGCAGGGATAGAGACGGAAAATAAATCTGTCCCCGTTTCCGGGTCGTCAACGCGCTCAAAGCCAAGCAGCTCACCAACATCCGTGCTGCCGGGACCGACGAGAACATCCAGCTGACCCCGCCGATCCGCATGACGCTGGAGCAGGCCATCGAGTTCATCGATGACGACGAGCTGGTCGAGGTCACCCCGGAAAACATCCGTATCCGCAAGAAGTTCCTGCTGGAACACGAACGCAAGAAGGCCGCCCGCGCCGCTTCGGCCTGAACGGGGCCAGAGCGGAGAACCGAGAGGTCCAGCCGGCCGGTGCTGACGTCGCGGGTGCAGTCACCAGCATTCGCCTGAGTTGTCGTTGGCTGCTGCGCCGCGTTCCCCGCGTTCGTTCAGGGTCAGGGTGCCGCACTGGGTGTCGCGGCTGGCCTGTACGCCTTGGGGTACGGCCTCGAGCCGGAAGGCGGCTCGTTCGACCTCGGCCAGGCGGAAGTCATAGCGTTCCGGCATGCCGCTTTCGTTCATGCAGCCACGCTGCGGCAGGTCGCCTTCGTAGCTCATTTCGCGGGTGTATCGGCGCTCCATGGACTGTGCTGTTTCAGTCAGGCAGCCTGCGGCGTTGGCGCGCCAGGTGTTGGTGACGTGGTTTTGGTAGGACGGGTAGGCGATCGCGGCCAGTATCGCCACCACCGCGACCACGACCATCAGCTCGATCAGCGTGAAGCCTGCTGGAATGAACCGGGCCCGAGTGTTCATTGTGCACGCTCCATGTGGACGATCCTGCCCTTTACGATCCTTGCCACCACGCGACTACCGATGACTGGCTGGCTGCCATCCTGATGGCCTCGCCCAGGCGGGGCCGGGCGCGGTGCGCGCGGATGCAGACGATACCGCTCGCCCGCAATGATCACGATGTCTTCCCCGGGCAGGTGTCGTTCCAGCACCCCCTCGACTGTGCGCTCCTGTGGCAGATAGGCAGCGGCGTGAATGGGGGCCAGCGAGAGGCTGCCCAGCAGTACAGCAAGGACGCGTCGACGGGCAAGGGTGGTTGGTTTCTCGGGTGTTTTCATCCGTGTTCTCCCGCGATTGCCGCTTACCGGAGCTGGCGCCAGCTGCGCCAGGTAAAGCCTGGCCGTTCCTCGTCCGGCATCTGCCAGACCTGCCCCTCGGATCCGGTCGGCAGCTTGTATTCGCGGTCACGGCGCTCGGTGTCCTCGACTACGGTCGGGCGGGTGGGGATACCGACCG is part of the Thioalkalivibrio sp. K90mix genome and harbors:
- a CDS encoding ATP-binding cassette domain-containing protein, translated to MDRLFEAHELKTAHLGPLELQLQPGELVQVTGASGSGKSLLLRALADLDPNTGEVRLAGAPRDSMPPVQWRRQVAYVPAETAWWDERVDDHLPADFSRETVLHLLEQVALPEESLHWEVERLSSGEKQRLGLLRALLNHPRVLLLDEPTANLDLENTRRIERAVRTYLAEEEAAALWVSHDTLQRQRLGGRILTISNGKLEAPAWS
- the fetB gene encoding iron export ABC transporter permease subunit FetB, with protein sequence MELISLSPFDLSLAALLVVALAGVTVWARMGLGRSLLIAGARTVIQLLLVGLILQTLFDHAQLGWVALMAVVMLAVAGYEVMARQQRRFAGLWGYGIGTVTMFISAFAVTVLALTTMVGPTPWWEPQYAIPLLGMLLGNTMTGIALGLDRLTQTVWRERRTIEGRLAMGASWSEAVTTMRREAARSGLMPTINAMAAAGIVSLPGMMTGQILAGAPPVEAVKYQILIMFLITAGTGFGTLGAVWFASRRLFDTRERLRLDRLKAGRHA
- a CDS encoding type II toxin-antitoxin system RelE/ParE family toxin, producing the protein MTTGVEVLQSTRFRRAYKRLHPAQKADVDDAVADIIRDPELGTSKKGDLAGVMVYKFKSRGQLMLLAYEYDPRTRHLLLLGTHENFYRDLKRDS
- a CDS encoding ParD-like family protein; the protein is MSLPVRIDETLYQQARAHAKAEHRTIAGQIEFWAEVGRTAMDNPDLPIDFICELLIARAEGRELATPFTPEGQRD
- the speE gene encoding polyamine aminopropyltransferase gives rise to the protein MALDNNWFSEPHEDMALSLRIKQKLHEEQTPYQKIEIYETEAFGNLMVIDDCVMLTGRDNFIYHEMMSHPVLYSHSAPKNVVIIGGGDCGTLREVLKHDEVEKAVQVDIDERVTRLSEQYFPELCDANDDPRAELLFDDGVQYLKDAAPGSIDVIIVDSTDPVGPAEGLFSTAFYRDCVKALGADGLLVQQSESPLLHTDSIIRPMHDSLRAANFIDALTMHFPQATYPSGWWTCTIAAKDCPVSFLREEAAEELPFVTHYYNAAIHRAAGATPEFFRRKLFA
- the speA gene encoding biosynthetic arginine decarboxylase, encoding MTVTPWNLDEARATYGIDHWNGGFFEVNAAGNVAMRRADWPDHPGVDLYELAGRLREEHVGPPVLVRFQDVLDGRVRRLARAFDAAARELEYEGAFTAIYPIKVNQQRSVVDQILAAGDQPDAEGLTPRVGLEAGSKPELMAVLAQSRPGAAIICNGYKDREYVRLALIGRQLGHRVYIVIEKPSELEEVIRQAEAMQVEPLLGLRVRLASIGKGKWQNTGGEKAKFGLSAADVLGILGRLRGLGWLDRLQLLHFHMGSQIANIRDIQNGMGEAASYFAALTEAGAALRVVDVGGGLGIDYEGSRSRNECSINYSVEEYALNILRPLKRICEEQGLAMPEVFSESGRALTAHHAVLITNVIDCEPAPGDGDVPPAENGELPEIAAMRALLEDGERPASEIYHDAAYGLSEVQARFARGMLSLADRARAEAIYFALCQRLLARPEALPAEIHAELTDKLADKVFCNFSVFQSIPDTWAINQIFPIMPLHRLAERPTRRAVLQDLTCDSDGHIEHYVEREGTHTTLALHPWNDREPYYLGIFLVGAYQEILGDLHNLFGDTDTVNVELLPEGGYRLVDPERGDTVDELLSYVHFAPDDLRRTFRAKIDAAGLRGEAAGRLLAELEQGLTGYTYLED
- a CDS encoding YcgL domain-containing protein, with protein sequence MQCYVYRATRRADTYVYLPQKDDFSELPDGLTRALGRLEFALEFELTPERALAQEDPQKVLANLEEQGFHLQLPPPEDEPST
- the typA gene encoding translational GTPase TypA, which encodes MTEKLRNIAIIAHVDHGKTTLVDQLLRQSGTLDARGDHGERIMDSNAIEKERGITILAKNTAIEWQDYRINIVDTPGHADFGGEVERVLSMVDSVLLLVDAVDGPMPQTRFVTQKAFAMGFKPIVVVNKVDRPGARPDWAVDQVFDLFDRLGATDEQLDFPIVFASALNGFAGMDSSVTEGDMTCLLETIVEHVSPPNVDADGPFQMQVSSLDYNSYQGLIGIGRVKRGRIKPNTPVKVVDREGKVRNGRMLQIMGFHGLERVEVAEARAGDIITFTGMDELYISDTLCDPNNVEAMEPLTVDEPTVTMTFQVNTSPFAGREGKYVTSRVLRDRLLEELKHNVALRVEETDDADKFKVSGRGELHLGILIENMRREGYELGVSRPEVVIKEVDGVKQEPYEAVTVDVEEQHQGTIMEKLGERRGDMTNMVPDGKGRVRLDFIIPSRGLIGFQTEFMTATSGTGILHHIFDHYGPYQPGAVASRQNGVLIANAAGKALGFALFNLQDRGKLFIGPGDEVYEGMVIGLHSRENDLVVNALKAKQLTNIRAAGTDENIQLTPPIRMTLEQAIEFIDDDELVEVTPENLRIRKKFLLEHERKKASRASA
- a CDS encoding type II toxin-antitoxin system VapC family toxin, with the protein product MRILLDTHALLWWFTNDSRLSARAREVIGDLESTVLVSAASAWEIATKHRLGKLQIGGVVIQRFDELVTADGFTHLAVNYPQAIHAGTYSVDHRDPFDRILAAQAELEQIPLLTTDPALRDFPIRCIW
- a CDS encoding type II toxin-antitoxin system Phd/YefM family antitoxin codes for the protein MSTTVNVHEAKTHLSRLLKRAHDGEEIILAKSGRPYARLVPLEPTPLRRQPGRVTGQVEDAFFAPLPEDELAAWEK
- a CDS encoding type IV pilin protein, which encodes MNTRARFIPAGFTLIELMVVVAVVAILAAIAYPSYQNHVTNTWRANAAGCLTETAQSMERRYTREMSYEGDLPQRGCMNESGMPERYDFRLAEVERAAFRLEAVPQGVQASRDTQCGTLTLNERGERGAAANDNSGECW